The sequence TATGTTCGGATGCTGTTCACCTCCTTGCTCCAAGCCGGCTAAGTCGTGTTAGTCAAACTTTGTAGTATTTTTGTTGAACTTACGCAAGTCCAGTGCCTTCGTTCCGGTCACAAAACTTGCAAGAGAATAATGCAAGTTTTGCGCCCTACACTCAGTCACGGGACTTGCTAGTAATAGTTCGGCTTGAGAACATGACTTTAAACTCAAAAGGTGCTACCGCACTTTCGAGTTTAAAAGTCACGTCGGATACTCTTAACGTTAGACGGCATTTTAGGTTCGAACACACACTGAAAAGGAACTGACGCTGAAATATTTCTGTGTAGGTTTCCTCGACATCGTGTCTCGGAAAGACTTGGAGTAAATATATTATGTTATTCGCAAAGGAATTATTTTTTGAGTTTTACAAAGAGGTCTAAGAGACTTTTGTCTACAAGCAAGAATCTGTATAAAAAAGGAGTTTAACAGGTGATAAAGATTATAAAAATAACAGTTTAATTGGATATAATTACAAATATTCGGAAAATGAAAGTGATTTTCCTGAAAAATTAAAGTTGTATCTTAAAGAAAAGCGGTTACAAAAAAAGATTGATTCAGATGAAATTATACACTTTGCAATATGGAATGAAGGATTAATTCATAGTTTTACATATTTCCTGTTTTTAACGAATAAAGGAATTTTTAAAAAAGGATCAATGATAGATAATATTATAAGGTATAGCGAACTAGAAAAAATAGAAATATCTAATTCGACCAATTTGGAAATGTTTTATAAAAGTCATTTAATTAAAGAAAAATGGATGTCTAGCCTTTATTTATTTAATCCATTATTAAATGTTGATCCGAATAAAGAATTAATATTACTCGTAATCAATGAAATTTTTAATCAATTCGATTCATATCAAAAAAATGTTGAGAGTAACAATACAATTGAAGAAAAAACGATAAACAATTTTGATATTTTTTCATTGGTAGATGATTTAGAAAAAATATATCAATTAAATAGACAAAATATTTTAACAGATGAAGAAGCTAATCAACAGAAAATAAAATTACTTACAAAAATAAATTAAAAGGATGCAATTATGAAATATGAATACACCGGTAAAACAATTATTAAAGTATGCTCAGTGTGCAAAGTAAACACAACTCTTAAAGAACTTGTAGAAAAAAAGGGAACCTTTTCAAAAATAATCAGAAATACAACTGCCTTTGCAACCGTTGGGGTTTCGCTGTTAGCTGAAGGTAAAAAGAAGAAATTGTATGAATGCAATTCGTGCAGGGCAGTGATTGATTTGGAGAGTGATTTACGGAAAGTAAAAAGAGCTGCATCGAGAATTAATAACCCTGCGATAGAGACAGAAGCAAACAATGATTCTCAAAAACCGGAAAAAGAAATCTTAATACAAGATTATGATAATGATAAAGTAATGAAATATTTAGAAAAGAGTTCTCTTTTAAAAAAAGAAAATTTTCTAAATACGGATGAATTCGAAAGTATCAAGAAAAATTTGTTGGAATTAATAAAATAAGCCTGTAAAAAAGTTTATATTAGAATTTCACCAATGAGAAATAATTGTAATATAAAAAATATTACTGAGGGCTACTATGAATAATCCTTTAACGGATAGAATAGGTGTATCAAAAGTAGAGAATATTTTTTCGCGTAAAGGATGGTTTTTTCGAGAACAACATGTCAAAGATTACGGAATAGATGGTCAAGTAGAAATCGTGGATTCAAATATCCCTACAGGAAATTTAATAGCAATTCAAATAAAAACAGGTCTGAGTTATTTTAAAGAAATTAAAAATGACAAAATTATATTTAGAATCAAGAATAGACATGCAAATTATTGGTTAAATCATAGTTTGCCTGTAATAATAATTCTTTATAATCCTGAAACAGATTTAGCATTATCTTACCCTGTTACTGACGAAACTGTTCTACGACTAGGCAAGACTTATAAAGTAGATATTCCAATTACCAACATTCTGGATGAAGAAGCCTTTTATGCATTGAGACAAATTTACAAACTCAACTTCAAATCAAATAGATTTAATAAATTACTTCTAGATCGAAATTTAATGGAAATACTGAAAAACGATAAAGACATTTTTCTAGAATTTTCTGATTGGAAAAATAAATCATTATCTCGAACATCAATTAAATTTATTTACGAACAGTCAAATTCTTTACTAGAAAAATCAAGTTTGCTGTATTATTATCCAAATAGTGAAACTATAGATATTGTTAAGAATCTAGTACCCTGGGCTGATTTAGAAATGGATTTCGAGAGCTATGAGGAGCAGAAAAGGGAACAATATGCCAATGAATGTTTTATATATGATAAGGAAGATGATTGTTGTTTTTTCCCTCTGTCATTTGAAGAATGGTATGAGGAGCCTGCTGATATCGTTCCGATTGATTCCGATCCAGAAAAAAGCTTTTATCGAGTAAAGTTGTCCTTGAATGATTTAGGTGCATCCTTTTTAACACTTATTAACTATTTAGAGTCTGATAATAAATTTGAAAAATATTCATTTACTTATAATGATATTAGAAATACTTAATATTGGTTTTAGTATTGCCGAATGGAGTAAGTATTACACCCGACATCGTGTCGGGACTTGTTCTAGTAACGCGTCAGTTAAGGCTTATTCGTATTACGCGAACCTAAAACACCGTCTAACT comes from Leptospiraceae bacterium and encodes:
- a CDS encoding DUF4365 domain-containing protein, with translation MNNPLTDRIGVSKVENIFSRKGWFFREQHVKDYGIDGQVEIVDSNIPTGNLIAIQIKTGLSYFKEIKNDKIIFRIKNRHANYWLNHSLPVIIILYNPETDLALSYPVTDETVLRLGKTYKVDIPITNILDEEAFYALRQIYKLNFKSNRFNKLLLDRNLMEILKNDKDIFLEFSDWKNKSLSRTSIKFIYEQSNSLLEKSSLLYYYPNSETIDIVKNLVPWADLEMDFESYEEQKREQYANECFIYDKEDDCCFFPLSFEEWYEEPADIVPIDSDPEKSFYRVKLSLNDLGASFLTLINYLESDNKFEKYSFTYNDIRNT